ATGGAAATCAAACAGCTGATAAAAATATAAAATCACTTACAGCTTCATTACTTTACTCAAAAGATTTTGTTTTATTTGATAGACCAAGTTATATTACAAGTGGATTTAATCTTACAACAGGTAGATTAAAAAATGAAAATTCAAATCTTTATGATGGAAGATATAATAAAGTTGATTTTTATGTAAATAACACTATTTCATTAGCTGATACATATAGTTTAACAACTGGTGTAACTGCACAAAAAGTTCTAGGTGGAAAAAATCTTGACGGAAGTGAAGATATGAGTTTAGGTGGAGCATATGCAGTTAAATTCTATCCAGATAGTGAACAAAGTGCTGAAAATGGATATATTTTTAATATTGAGTTATTTAAACAATTACAACCAATAAAATCATATACTCATAGAGTAAGTTTCTTCTATGACATTGGTAATGTTTATATGGAAGATGCTTCAACAGATACAACTTTTGATAGAAGAACTTTACAAGATGTTGGTCTTGGATACTATGCAAATTATAAAGATTTCTTTGCAAGAGTAAATTTAGCTTACAATATGAATCATGAAGTAACAGCAGAACCAAACTATAATAGTAAAATATTATTTCAAGCTGGATGGGTATTTTAATACCCTCTTTGCTTGAAAAGATTACTACTTACTTGCTGCATAAACTTTCAATTCTTTAACTTTTTCTAAGTCCTCTTCATCTATTACATTTTCTGCAAATAGTTTGATATTTAAAAGGTGTGTTAACTCAACCAATGCCTCAACAAAACTCTGTTTTGAACTATCATTCTTGATATTTTTTGTATATTCTCTTGCAAGTCTAATATAATCTAAATCTAAATCTTTTATATCATCAAGTGCGATAAATTTAGACTCAAATCTTTTTATAATAATCTTAGAATCTAAACTATGTACAACATCAACAAAGTTTTTGAATTTTGTTATATTTTTTGTAACTGCATATGCTGTCAAAGAAAATACAATTTGTTGAGCAATATCTTTATTTTTTGTTAGAGTCTCTTTTAGCCAAATGATGAAATCTAAATCATCAATTGAATCAAAAGATAAGTTAATAGAGATATTATGAGTTATTTTTTGTTTTCTTATATCATCAATAATTTTTGAAATAACAGCTTTGTCAAAATCAACTATTTTTTCATATTTTTCTGCAATTGATACAAATGTACCAATTGGAATAGGATTTTTCTCTAAATCAAAAGCTTTAGTAAATGCTTCTTGCATCACTGTAACTCCTGCGTTACTTCCATTTAGAACTTTTGCATCTCCAATATAATCAACTTCAAATTTTTGATTTCCAATAATATCAAAAACTAAATCTCTCCATGCGTTCATATCTCTTGCTAAATCGTCATTATCTCTTATATAAGCCTCATTTGGACCAATAAGTTTAGCTTTTTCATAAGCTTCATTTGCAGCAAGTAACATCTCTTGAGTTGTTCCTATTGGATTAAAAGGTGTTGCTCCAATATGTGCAATATCTTCTTTTCCAAACTCTTGAGCTAACTCTTCGAAGTTTTGTTTTATGATTTTAGTCAAATCTTTTGCTTGCTCATAGTTTATTCCATCTGTTATTAAAGCAAATTCAGAACCATAAAATCTATATGCAGTTAAGTTTACTTCTTTATCTTGTCTACATTTTTCTAATACTTTTGCAAATTTTTTGATAAATTTATTTACTTCATCATTTGTATGTGTTTTTGCAAATGCACTTAAATTATCAATTTTTATAGTAAAAATAAAACCTCTTGATTTTGAGATAAACATTTTTTTCATATCTGTTTCAAAAGTCTGTTTTATATTTAATCCAGTTAATTCATCTTTTGATAGTTTTTGAGTAAGTTTTTCTAGATTTTTATTTAACTTACTAATTACTGATTCTATTTTTGTTGACATCTCATTCATTGAAATAGCAACATTTCTCATCTCAGTTGTATAAGGAAGTTTTTCAATTGTTTTAAAATTCCCAATAGAGATGCTTTGTGCAAGTTTTTCTATATTTTTAAGTGGTTTTAAAAGATATTGAACAAAAATAAACAGTAAAACCATAGAGATTATAAATGCAATAAGTGAATATATTATTCCATTTTTTGCTTGTTCATAAAGTTTCGCATAAGCATCACCTGCATTTGCACTAACATAAATAATAGCAGTAGTTTTCCATCCATCACTTATTTCACTTTTCATCTCTTTTAAATTAATTGAAATTGCATTTATAAACCATTGAGGAACATAATCAAACTTTTCTGCTCTTGTAACTTTTACAATTGTTTTATTTAGTTTTATAGTTGAAAAAGTATCAATTTTTTTACCATTTTTAGATGCAGTAAACTCTATTTTTATAGTTTTTTTATCAAGTTTATTTGATGGTGTAAATTTATATTTTTTAGGTTCATTTACTTTCATTGTAGAAGAGTTATTTGATTCTAAAGCTTCAAGTTCTTGCATAAGTTCTAATTCATCGTTGTTACTTTCTATTTCCCCAAGATTTTTATCAACTTTTAAATTAGAAAGTTTCCATGTATTATCAACTTGTCTATTCTCTTCAAATTTAATTAACTGTTTTTTTGTAATAGTAAAAACAGCATTTTCTAATCTAATCTCTTTATAAAACCCTCTATTTGCAATAGCATTTATTATTGATTGGATTTCTGCATCATTTTTATTTTTCATAAGTCCTTTTAGACTCATTCCTAGTGATGTTGCAGTATCTTGTGCTTTTGTACTAGCCTCAGTTTCTAAGTACTCTTTAGTATTTTGAACACTAATTATAAAATTACCAGTAAAGATAATTAAAAAAATAAATGCAATTATGATATATAATTGTTTTGATAAAGACATTCTCTCTTCCTTTATATTCTAGTCATTAAATCTTTCCAAGATTTAAGATTATTTTCGCCTATTCTTTGAGAACCTTTGTTTTTAGCTCTCCATAACCCACCCGCATTGAAACTGTAAACTGGTTTTAAGTCAGGTCTTTTTGTTGCTAGTTTCAACTTTTTATTTACATTATCTAATACAATAGGCGTTGCATTTGGTTTATGATAATAAGTAAGTACCATATGTGCTTGTTCATATTTTGAGTTTCTATTAAGAAGCTTAACATACACGATTCTTAGCTTACTATCTTCAATACCTAATTGTCTAAGTGTAAAATATTTTGCTATTGCATAATCTTCACAATCTCCTGCACCAGTTCCTAAAAACTCAAATGGACTTGCCCAATAATCAACTTTACCCCAATGATTAATATCTCTTTCATATCTTATTTGATTGAAAAAGTCATTTACCATTTTTAGTTTGTATAAGATTTTCTTGTCTTTTGCAGCTTCTATTAAATCATCCCACAAAAGTAATCTTTTGGCAGCTTTTTCCCCATATTTCTGAGTGAAATCATCAAGTTTTTTTTGTGAAAAGTTTTTAGGAATTGTTGCGATTGAAAAAGAAGTAAGGATTGAAAAAGCTAGAACAACTGCGATAATTGTTTTATTCATTACCTTACCTCTATGTAGAAATTAATAGATAGTATAAACGAAATTATTTTAATAAGTTCTTAACACCATCTTCATCTATTTGACGACTATCATATTTTACTACGATAATATTTTCTGTTTCATTGATATACCACTCATCAATATGAGCAATATCATGTAATTTATGTGCATTATCTCTTTTATATTTATCTAAACTTAAATAAGCACTTTTTCTTTTTGCAGGATTTGGCATTGTTGCAATAAGTACAATCCAAATTATACATACAACAGCAATTGCTATAACTAATGTAGAAAGTGATACATCTTCATAGAAAATACCACCAATAAGTCCTCCACAAAATGTTCCAAAATAACCACATGCATTAAAAATACCAAGCATCAAACCTCTTTGATGAACTTTTGCAAATTTTGAAGCAAGTGATTGCATGATTGGTTCGTGCATATTAAATCCAGCAAAAAATATCATAACTCCAATAACAAATACTAAAGAGCTAGATGTTGTACCTATAATTAAATATGAAATTGCAAAAAATGCAATACCAATCATAAGTATTTCTTTGAATTTTCCTTTTTTCTCTGCCATTACAGCAGCTGGTCCCATTGAAAGAACACCTAAAACCATCGCAGGAAGATAAACTTTCCATAACTCTTTTATATCCCAGTTAAACTGATGAATTAACACAATAGGAATAATCATAAATGCAAATGTCATTAAACCTTTTTGTAAAAAGTTTGTAATATTCATCTTGATTAGATTTGAGTTTGAAAAGATTTGTTTTAAATTTGCTTTTTTATTATATGTGTGTGTAATATGTGGAGGTTCTGGAACAGCTTTAAACAGAATCAATATTGAAGCTAATGCTAAAAACATTGTTATATAAAAAAGAGTACCAACTCCACCTGCATAAGCACTAATTGTAGGACCTGCTAACATTGAAACTGCAAAACTCATAGCAATAGAACCACCCATCACAGCCATAGCTTTTGGTCTTTGCTCCTCTTTTACAATATCACTAATCATAGCAGTAACTACTGCACCAATTGCTCCTGAACCTTGTAAAAACCGTCCAAACATTAAAGTATAAATATCATCAGCAATTGCACAAAAATATGAACCAATTGCAAATAATAAAAGACCTGTAACAATAGTACCTTTTCTACCTAACTTATCACTCATAATTCCAAAAGGAACTTGAAATAGCATTTGTGTAAGTGCATAACCACCAACAACAATACCAACTACTTCATTTGTTGCTCCTTTTAAGTTAAGTGCATAAGCAGATAATACCGGTAGAACTAAAAATAGACCTAAAAATCTTAATGCTATAATTGAACTAAGAGGTATAACTGATTTAATCATATATATTATCCTAATATTTTTTGTATTTTAAAATAAGCAAAGATTATATAATTAT
The window above is part of the Arcobacter sp. CECT 8986 genome. Proteins encoded here:
- a CDS encoding MFS transporter, which gives rise to MIKSVIPLSSIIALRFLGLFLVLPVLSAYALNLKGATNEVVGIVVGGYALTQMLFQVPFGIMSDKLGRKGTIVTGLLLFAIGSYFCAIADDIYTLMFGRFLQGSGAIGAVVTAMISDIVKEEQRPKAMAVMGGSIAMSFAVSMLAGPTISAYAGGVGTLFYITMFLALASILILFKAVPEPPHITHTYNKKANLKQIFSNSNLIKMNITNFLQKGLMTFAFMIIPIVLIHQFNWDIKELWKVYLPAMVLGVLSMGPAAVMAEKKGKFKEILMIGIAFFAISYLIIGTTSSSLVFVIGVMIFFAGFNMHEPIMQSLASKFAKVHQRGLMLGIFNACGYFGTFCGGLIGGIFYEDVSLSTLVIAIAVVCIIWIVLIATMPNPAKRKSAYLSLDKYKRDNAHKLHDIAHIDEWYINETENIIVVKYDSRQIDEDGVKNLLK
- a CDS encoding bifunctional diguanylate cyclase/phosphodiesterase produces the protein MSLSKQLYIIIAFIFLIIFTGNFIISVQNTKEYLETEASTKAQDTATSLGMSLKGLMKNKNDAEIQSIINAIANRGFYKEIRLENAVFTITKKQLIKFEENRQVDNTWKLSNLKVDKNLGEIESNNDELELMQELEALESNNSSTMKVNEPKKYKFTPSNKLDKKTIKIEFTASKNGKKIDTFSTIKLNKTIVKVTRAEKFDYVPQWFINAISINLKEMKSEISDGWKTTAIIYVSANAGDAYAKLYEQAKNGIIYSLIAFIISMVLLFIFVQYLLKPLKNIEKLAQSISIGNFKTIEKLPYTTEMRNVAISMNEMSTKIESVISKLNKNLEKLTQKLSKDELTGLNIKQTFETDMKKMFISKSRGFIFTIKIDNLSAFAKTHTNDEVNKFIKKFAKVLEKCRQDKEVNLTAYRFYGSEFALITDGINYEQAKDLTKIIKQNFEELAQEFGKEDIAHIGATPFNPIGTTQEMLLAANEAYEKAKLIGPNEAYIRDNDDLARDMNAWRDLVFDIIGNQKFEVDYIGDAKVLNGSNAGVTVMQEAFTKAFDLEKNPIPIGTFVSIAEKYEKIVDFDKAVISKIIDDIRKQKITHNISINLSFDSIDDLDFIIWLKETLTKNKDIAQQIVFSLTAYAVTKNITKFKNFVDVVHSLDSKIIIKRFESKFIALDDIKDLDLDYIRLAREYTKNIKNDSSKQSFVEALVELTHLLNIKLFAENVIDEEDLEKVKELKVYAASK
- a CDS encoding transglutaminase-like cysteine peptidase — encoded protein: MNKTIIAVVLAFSILTSFSIATIPKNFSQKKLDDFTQKYGEKAAKRLLLWDDLIEAAKDKKILYKLKMVNDFFNQIRYERDINHWGKVDYWASPFEFLGTGAGDCEDYAIAKYFTLRQLGIEDSKLRIVYVKLLNRNSKYEQAHMVLTYYHKPNATPIVLDNVNKKLKLATKRPDLKPVYSFNAGGLWRAKNKGSQRIGENNLKSWKDLMTRI